The nucleotide window ACAAACAGGACCGAACATCATCCGGCAAACGCAACGCTGGCCAACCGGCCTCTTGTCGTCGCGACGCCTAGCCAAATGACCCTCAAGGCCTGGTGGCCCGATGTCGCCACCTCCAGCCGGATGGCCCTCTCCAACCACCCGACACACGTCGCACCAAGCCGTGCGCTCTTGCGGGCCCGGCTCACGTGAACCAACCAGCCCGGCCACCTGAGCCTGGTGTGGGGCGAGCGACGCTGACAGGCGGACCCAGCCTCCTCGTCACGTGTGGGGCAGCATGCGAGGGCAGACGCGGGTGCGGCCGAACACAAGACGCTGACAGGTGGCCCCGGCCTTCTTGTCACGCGCGGGGTGCGTGCTGGCGCGACCAAAGCACCACATGACAGCGGCCTCGACCGCGCTCGTGGCCCACCCGTCATGGACCCCGAGGCAAGTCGCCTGGGTGCGCGTCATCTGGGAAGATCAGACGGCGCAGAGAGCCAGCCGCGGGAGGCCGGCACCAGACGGATGGTGCGGAGGCTCTCCGGGGAGGCAGGTACTCCAACATTCTTTATAGGAGTAATTTGTGTTCCGCGCTAACAATATATGCATCCAAGATAGCTTCATTCGTCTTTTGTTATTTTGGGAGGTTCATGGAGGAGGTTTGATGAGTCATTTCGGCGTGAAGAAGATCAATGATGTGCCCGTTGAACACTTCTTTTGGCCGAGGATGCGATGGGATGTTGAGAGATTCATTGTTGGATGCATTACATGCTAAAAAGCTAAGTCGCGACTTAATCCTCATTGTTTATAGGTCTCTTTCTGTTCCTAGTGTACATTGGGAAGATATGTCCATATACTTTGCGTTCGGATTACctcaaacaaagaaggggagggatagtaTTTTCGTAGTCGTCGACAGATTTTTCAAGAAGATGATTTTTATACCTTGTTACAAGAATGATGACCCTATACATGTTGCTAATTTATTCTTTTGTGAAATTGTTCGTCTATGTGGTGTGTCAACTACAATTATTTCATATCATGGATTCGTCGTACCAattttcttagccacttttggagatgtttattgGTTATGTTGTACTTGGTGTTATATGTCGTGCACCCACTAATTTGTTACCTCTTTCATCTttagagaaggttaattttgatgctacgAAATATGCCGAACTAATGTTGAAATGCATGAGATGATGAAGGAAAACATAGAGTGCATGAATGCTAAGTACAAACTTGTGGGTGATAAGGATAGAAAGCATGTTATGTTTAACTTATCTGGGTGCATTTACATAAAGATAGATTTCCTGAGTTGCACAAATCTAAACTAATGCCAGGGGATGATGGTCCATTTAAGGTCTTAGAGAAAagataaatgataatgcatacaAACTTGAGTTGCAGCATAAAAGGATGCATGCAGGAGGGGGATAACAAAACATTCAGTACctatgcctatatacatgatgtTTGTTATATAGCAAGCTCTTAGATCAATCATCAATGCATACGAGTATGGCACATTGAACAACAAAATAGTACATGTATGATATACCACATATTTGCTTGATTGTTTTACAGTACATCACAGAACTCCGACAAGACCTCTGTGAATCAAAATTAGCTTCCTTTCACTATATCACTTGTGTTATACATATACAGGTCAGCTGTGCATATACAACTCTACTTGACTTCCTACGAGGGTAAATGGGTAAGGCCGTATCAGAAATGTTTTTTTTTTAACGAACTGCTTCTGAAACAATCTATTCACATAGTTAACTTTCAGGCTCTGCTGTCTGTGTAAGAACTGCAAACTGTTGGCAGCAGCTAAAGCATGTCTCACCACAAGCAGACGGCAACAGATCATGCCGATTCCCCTCTCTGTTTGGGCTCTTCAAACAAATTTTGATGGAATGAGTAATCTACTGTCATACTGTACAGAGGTTAGCTTCCACCTACAAATTTTCCGCACACAGAAAAATCAGCGTCATTCTTTCCCGTGGCAAAACAAATAGCGCTGATTCATACAGAGCAATAAAAACAGTATGCTTTCTGACAGTGCCACATAAAAAGTTATACCAGATTCATTGCATTTAGTTTCCACTCGGTGGTAATAATTCATTTGACATGGAAGCAATGAAATGCATCATATAAACTTACTTTCCTGGCATTGGTTTGATAAGAACTCTGCTATAGGTTAACGTGACATTAGAAACCACAATAATGAACACTAAGGATCAATAGCTGCATTGAAAAGGGTACCGTTTCTTGACGTAAGATCCTTCTCGACTAAGGAAAAGAGCTCCTTCAATCTATTCGAGGTGTTGGACATGATATTTTTTGTGATCTTCTTTTGTTGCTTGGTGCTTTTCAACCAGGCAATCCCCAATAAAACCTGCACGCTGCAGGTGTTTGGTTTTGACGGTATGTTCGCCATATGATACTTTAGCTGGAGCTGCAAGTTAAGAACCATTGTGATCAACAGTATTCTATCTACCAGTTCAGCAAAAGGATTGACAGAACAAGCATACAGTAATACCACTTCAGTTCTTATGTTTTAGCTCAGAGCTAAGGTTACAACTATTCAGAATGGTCACAAACTCTTGATAATGGTTAGCATAGTACAAACCATTTAAGAATAAATGTGGGAAGGGGGAGTCTTACATTAAAGTAGTCCCCAAGTAGAACACCTTGGAGGGTCATCACCTCTTCAATGGCCCAGCCATCTTGGTTCACTAGGGCATACTTCTGCTGAGTGGTGCTTGCTTCTCCTCCATATCGAGACAATGCTTTGTCAAACTTGTAGCTGATTTGCCGCTTGAATATATTTCTGCTTACAAGTTCCCATTCTGTTGATGAGTAGTCCAGACAGCCAGTCTTTTGCATCACTTTGTGTTCCAACTGACCTCCTGAAAACATCTCCATCAAGGACTCAACCTGAAAATTTAGATATATGTAAGGAATCCCAAAACAAATTTTAGTGTGAAAATGAATTGTGACAAGCTCACGCAAAATAAAAGTGGCACTCACGTCCACAGAAAGAACTGATGAGAATATTTCAGACATTTTGACATCCTCATGGGTAAATAAGGATCCACATTCTTCCGCCTGGAGTTCTTTTGGTTCAGACTCCTCAATTACCTCTCCTTTCTGTTCTTGACCCGGTGATCGCATTTTCCAAATCCCCATGATTATTCTGTCAGATAAAGATTTCTTGGTGTGATACATTCATATGCAAACTAGCAGAATAGCTTAGTACAGGATGGGATAGCAAGATCCGATCAACTATCTGCAGAACCATAATCAGTAGAAAATAGAAACCTATTGTTACTACATTTTCTTATTTGTATACCGTGAGGTTGTGAGTGTATAGAAGAACCTGAATACAGTGGGCCAGCCTTGGGCAGATTCCTTTTTTTTTTGGAAACAGTGGGCCAATTTTGACTTGCTTGGCTCAAGGGACTAGACTAGTCAAGATTAGTCAGCTACTAGTTAACCAGTCGCTCGGCTGTGCCAACCAATAGAGTCGAGGTGCCCAGTTAACACCCAGGTTACGACTGGTACACTTGTCAACGCGACTAGTCGCTCGACGCTTAATATTGGGTTCAAATCCCCCAAAAGACTAAAATGTTAAAGTTGTCCTATCTTATAATGGGAATTATGCTGAAATGTGTCCATTTATAGTTTTCGACCTTTCGTCACTGCAGGTCAAGCCGGCTTTGGGCTTGTAAtctgcaaaccaaagccacatcaGGCCAGCGTACCCATGAACATGTTATCCTTGAACTTCACAAAATAAGATCTAGAGTTATCTTATTTTATTTAGAAATTTTGATCTGAAGTTCTGAAGAATAAAATATATGCTTGGCCTAGATGTCTCACTGGACCTCAAAAACAAACAAATGAAAGGTACCTGTGAGCATCATTGAACGAAACAAAGGACTGAAAATGGAACTTGAGTCTTCCATGATGATCTGTTGCCTTGGCACCATGTTTTGCTTCTGACCCTCTATCCTTTCTAAGGATAACCATCAAGGATGGGCTGCCAATTGACAGTGTAGGAGGGATAACCTGGATATCATCAACGTCTTCCCACAGAAAGAAAAACTTGGTCTTGTGACCAAATATATTAGAGTAGAATCCAATTATTCTTGGAGAAAAAAATACCCGTCCCTGTAAAAGAGTCAGTTCTCTGTAAATATTGACAGAACAAAATGGAGAAAGTACAAAATATTGGCAACTGTCAAGTGAGTCACAAACGAATGCAAAACGATTCTCCTTGGTAGTATGGTACATACATGTACAGGTCTACTTGGTACAATTAAAATAATAGTAGCATCTTTGACACATAAGTAAACAATCAGAAAAGTAAATACCTGAAGTGGCATCTTCCGTTTTAGATGACAGGTGAAATCATCGATGAGGAATTCTTCAGGAGGGAGGTTAAAGAGCTTTCGGAATGCTAAATTTGTTTGTGCTGACCGCAAATTTATCTACACATTATATCATATGTAATTTCAGAAATAGAAGAGATGATGAAAAACAAATCAGACAAAAAGTTAGGTCCTTACCTTCTTACCGACTTCATTCCCCATCTTTGCCAGGTAATTCAGAACAACTTCAGTTCCTCTCGAGTTGTTCAAAAATATTCTCAAATGTAGCTTAGGGTTGCTTGCTGGATCACACTTCCCATCAAGAGGAACCCATATGTCCATTAAATCTGACAAattgctcttcaggaagttcaCTTCGGCGTGACCAATGGGAGCTTCATCTAATTGATTTGAATCATGAATAGCTACATCCATCCTTGATGGTGGATCATCCATTGCATCAAATTCAAATATCTCTAGAAATTCAAGCATCAATGGGTCAGCTACACTATGCATATGCGAAGGTCAGTACCGTCAGTTCATGCAATACTGTGTAGCACAAAGGATCGGCTGCTCTTCCCAGCTGAGAACAAAGCAACATGAAGGGGAAAGAAACTAACCGTTCCATTTTGGATCAGATGCGTGGAATTTAATTGAGCTTGTTTTCCTCTTCGTGTTGCAGGTAAAAACAGCATATAGGTCAAATGGTTTAGATGAACCAGCAGATAGTATACCAGTACCCTCAATAAGTGCAACAGTCAGTAACCAGCCATCTCCATGAGCTTTGACTCCATGATCACTACCTAATACAGGAAGAAGAAAAAGACAAATATTGCTCAACTGTTACCGAAATTTAAAGCAAATCAAGTAGCACTACAATACCAGAACATATGTGTAGAGCGAAATGTCCATTGGTTGCAGTAGAAGACAATTCACCTCATCTCCTTTTAGAATAACACTTTCACTCTTAGagcatatctatatctataccatCTATTTCTATTCCATTATATAGTGTATGAATAGCTTTGAATATCGTCCGTTGGATAAAGTCAATCTGACGTGAgagagatggcaaatccgagcacttgTGGCCGTCGGATTTCTCTTTACtacaccagattctgccacatatACTATCTAGAAGATTCTATGGTTATACTAAAGCCCAATGGATATTATGCACAAATCACGAAACACACTTCTATTTTATTCTAGACTCTTCTATAATTAAACACTCCTAAGTTCTTCTTTTCTAACAGAACTGTCATTGATTTTTACTTTTGTGAAAAAAAATCATTGTGTTCAAGGCTACGGCCTTACATCATAAACCACATTTATCTTTGTGATGCAGCATTAGGTATTCATGTTATTTTCTATTGAAAATTCAATACGAAGTAATTAAAAGAGACTGCCTAGACAAAATGTGCTCGATATATTTTACCCGAGTTTTGTGTAGCATATACGATGCAGTTTTCAAGTATTTTGTAGCTATAATTTGATTTATTTTTTATGGAATGGACTAAGAGAATTAAATATGCATCTTATACTTGATGCATGTGCCTCAAATTTTCATTTGACTATTACAATTCAGTATGTCGATCTTTGGCCGTACTTTGATTATCTAAGCTCTCACGTGCAATGCACATATTACTTACTAGAAACTtcctccgtccggaattacttgtcgctcaaatggatgtatctagacatattttagtgctagatacatccgtttgagcgacaagtaattccAGGCGCAGGGAGTACAACAGAAAGAGAACATAAAACTAATCAAGAATATACAGATTCATGTGCAACAGTTTTGAAGTAGATAATAACATAGGGCCTAAGATATCTACCTCTTTGTCTCCATGCATTCAAGAAGCGCTTTATTACTTTCAGGATGGTCTGTCCCTGAAGGATCAAGACAGCACAAACCACAACCTCTCCAATTGAATCTGGAAGGTCAATGCCAAAATATTCAAGCCCATTCATCACTTTGGGCCTTGATAAATGAAGGTGAACTATAACATATATCCCTATGATAACAGAGAATATGAATGTGAAGTTCCCAAGGAAGCGGACAATCAACCTCCAGCTTGGTTCTTTATGTGCTTGTAGTGAGGCTAAAATCTTTGCTTTGTTTGAATTGGCATCATCAAGCTCAGCTACTTTAAACCTTTGGGACAGTACTTCAGAAAATTGTgcaaaaccttctgacatgccttgTTTTGCACCACTCTCAATCATTCCTTTCATCATTGTGCTCTGAAGAAAGTTGATCCGCCAACTTACAGTAAGATGTGCTGTTTGCTCTTCAGATGATAACTGGGGACCTGGCGTTATACAGTACAATATCTCTATCTTGAAACAACTGCCATAAGGAACATCAGGAGTGCTAACAATAGACAAAACAGCGAAAGAATTCCCAGCTGCTTTTAAGTATTTCTGCTCTTCTGTGGCTTTGCAAGCTTTAACCAGCTTACTAGCGGCCTTTATGTAACTTAATGTTCTTCGCAAACAACCATCGTTGCTATCGATCTTCCATGGTTCAATCTGAAATCCACTTGTTCCTTGAAGCTCTGCTACTGCTGGCCAGAAATCTGAATTTGGAGTAAACAAGAGGGAATTCAGTCCAGCTGGTGCGATAACATAAGATTCGTCAACTAGAACGCCGTTAGACAATTTTGCTGGCATTTCACAGCCTTGATCTTTGGACTCCATGATTTTCAGTAGCTCATCAAGGTTTGACTCGGATGGCGTGCCATTCTCGGGACTTTCACGGTCTACAGAGCAAACTTTTGGCTCttcggactgctccaccaccgacTCGGCGTCAGAGGCAACGATGGAAGGCAGATTAGTATCAGCAGGTTTCCCAAAGAAATAGCGAGACAAGACCTCTACCACCGACGACGTATTCGCCATCGCATCATTACAAACAGCGGTTCCAGGTTCAGTGACTGCTTGGTCAATGCTGGTCTGGGGCGGTTGGTCTACAGCACCATCCCCCAATCGTTCCGTACTTCCCTGCGATGATCGGTCCAAACTGGCAAGGGCTGACATGTCAATGTAGCTATTGCTGGTTGACAAAGCTCCATCTTTGTTCCCAATTGACCTGTCTGAACTGGACGCCATGCCATCCGAAGTGGGTTGTGGTAGCTGGTGTGATTCTTCGGACACGTGCGCGCGCGTAGACAAGGATATGCGCAGGCAAATTTCCCCTGCACATGGAAGAAATTCAAATTAAATGGTGCCAAGATTACAACATATCTTAGAATATGATATCTAAGACATCTTATATACCTGTGCGTGCATGTCACAATTGCTTAGTGCTTACACAAATTCAAAACGAAACCATAAGAGAGGAGAGGGGGAAACGTGGAGGAGATGAATGCGGTGATGGGCAAGGCAATAATAATAGCATACCGCGTTCTTTCTTCTTGGACTTCTTGCTCTTGGGCTGGAGCTGGTACCAGGCGGTGCCGAGGGAGAGGTCCGGGGCCTCCATGACCATGGAGAGCGGCACCTTGACCTTGCCGAGGAGGTCGTTGGTGAAGTACTTGTCCTCGTTGAGCACGGATACGGAGAGCTCCTCGGTGACGTCGCCGACGAGGAAGCTGAACTCCTCGTCCCAGACGGGGGTGAGGCTCTTCTTGACGACGGCCGTCTTGGCGCGGCGCTTGCCGAGCTGCAGCTTGACGAAGGGGTCGCTGGAGCCGTTGAGGTGCACCGGCAGCAGGGCCCGCGCCTCGACGACGCGCACCAGCAGCTTCATCGACGACCCGGCAATCTGCCGAGCGCTCCCCGCGCACTCCGCCTTCCCCACCGACGACGTTAGGCTCTTGAGCTTCGTCATGCGCGGATCGCGGCGGCGAccatcaaatcaaatcaaaatgcGAGCAGACATGcacgatcgatcgatcgatcgatcgatcttTCCAAATCTTTTGAGCTGACAATTTCGAGGGAGGAAAGGGATCAGAGTTCTTGGGTCGCCATGTCTGTTTGGTTCCTTCCTTGCGCCGAAACGGTGGGAGGGGTGGGGGGTGGTTTCCCCGCGCCCGCCCGGGTGCTCGCTAATTTTGGTTTTGGGCACTCACGTGCgctttgagattggtgctggccGTCGGATCGGAGAGGACGCTGGGGAAGGAAGGAGCGGCGTTTCGGCCCAACACGTGGCTTCAAGGTTTCCTTTTCGTCCGTGTAAAAATAGAACAAACGATCAATTTAGCATGGGGTAAAAAAGCAAGGCTTGCCTCAAATAGAGGAGCGGAGAATGGACAAAGCAGCCTaatattcgtcaccctgggtgaggaatagttattcgtCACCCTGAGTGAGGAATAGTTATTTTTCACCCCCTCTCTATTTTAACGTCAGTGCATCGTATTTTTAAGTTTcgtaaattttgtcttatttcataCGTAAAAAGAGAACGTAAGAAAATATACACTCGccataaaaaatattttatgttatgtaaaaccATAATGTAAAACATACATAAAATGCTATATTGTTGGTCTTATAacctatttttttattttcttataccaAAATTTATGTAGCGAATCAATATGAATGTAACCATTTGTATTCCAAACGTAATTTATTTATAAAGCTATCGTAAGATTACCTCAAGTGAAGAATTACTTATTCTGCatcctgggtgatgaatagtattAGTATTAGGTAAAACTGTGTCTACCATAGCTTGCCACAGAACTAGTTAAGTTTTCTTAAACTTCTAACGGTTCAAAAGTTAtcaaaaaatatgaaataaaTATGGGAGTATCTCTCTAATGTAATAAGATGATCCAATGGAGGGATTGTCAAAATATGCATCTATGTGTCCTCGACAAAAATAATAAGCATTTCAGCTCAGTGCGACATAAATATATACGGAACTATTTGTTTTTTTTGTCCAGGACACATACAGTCGTATTTTTTAATCCCTCCGTTGGATCATGTTATATTATAGGTGTGTTGGTTCAgcatttttttcagaatttttgagaACTTTTGCACCGTTGAAACCCTTAACTAGTTCTATGGCAAGCACTTGTAGAAAATCCTACTCCCCAGGACTTAGCAATATTTGATTGATCACAATTCGGTATATTCCATTTATGATAAAGGTTCCTAAGGAATTCATTATAGGAATGTTTTTGATAGAAATGGTTTGCTTTTGCACATCTAAACCAAAAATTAATCTCGCAGATACATATAATTCAAAAGAATTGAGTACTCTGTTTCACCACGGGCATGTGAAATTCCACGTGAATCAGGTCGTTTTCAGCAGGAAACGGAATGCGTCCCCTACGGAGCCAAGTACCACTGCACATTTCTTGATTCCCTCCCACGGGCAGAGAGAAGCGCAGGCAGAAGCACACGCTGCAAATCTTCCTTTAAGCACATTTCTTGATTCTCAGGTAGAGTAACAGGACGAGGTTCCTTTTCGCATTCTCAGGTAAAGTAACAGGAAGAAATTGCAAGTGTTGCCACATTTTTTTGATTCCACAATCGAGGCACAGTAACTTGAGAAGGAAACAAGTTTGTAAATCTAAGAAACCAGTCAGTTCCAGACCTGTCTCAACTTTTGATTACATCCAACTTGCGCGGCAAAGGCAGTCGTCCCACAACATATAAAAGGTAGAAACACATGATGTTCTATATCGTCGGGTCCGGGGGTGACAAACTCCGCCATGGTACAAGAAAACAGACAGTGTTTCGTTTCGCCTGACAGTCTCCTACTCTCATCTTAGTCCTTGCCAAAGTCGGCGCTGTAGTGTGCGCTGGACTCGAGCTTCTT belongs to Triticum urartu cultivar G1812 chromosome 7, Tu2.1, whole genome shotgun sequence and includes:
- the LOC125524833 gene encoding C2 and GRAM domain-containing protein At1g03370-like codes for the protein MTKLKSLTSSVGKAECAGSARQIAGSSMKLLVRVVEARALLPVHLNGSSDPFVKLQLGKRRAKTAVVKKSLTPVWDEEFSFLVGDVTEELSVSVLNEDKYFTNDLLGKVKVPLSMVMEAPDLSLGTAWYQLQPKSKKSKKKERGEICLRISLSTRAHVSEESHQLPQPTSDGMASSSDRSIGNKDGALSTSNSYIDMSALASLDRSSQGSTERLGDGAVDQPPQTSIDQAVTEPGTAVCNDAMANTSSVVEVLSRYFFGKPADTNLPSIVASDAESVVEQSEEPKVCSVDRESPENGTPSESNLDELLKIMESKDQGCEMPAKLSNGVLVDESYVIAPAGLNSLLFTPNSDFWPAVAELQGTSGFQIEPWKIDSNDGCLRRTLSYIKAASKLVKACKATEEQKYLKAAGNSFAVLSIVSTPDVPYGSCFKIEILYCITPGPQLSSEEQTAHLTVSWRINFLQSTMMKGMIESGAKQGMSEGFAQFSEVLSQRFKVAELDDANSNKAKILASLQAHKEPSWRLIVRFLGNFTFIFSVIIGIYVIVHLHLSRPKVMNGLEYFGIDLPDSIGEVVVCAVLILQGQTILKVIKRFLNAWRQRGSDHGVKAHGDGWLLTVALIEGTGILSAGSSKPFDLYAVFTCNTKRKTSSIKFHASDPKWNEIFEFDAMDDPPSRMDVAIHDSNQLDEAPIGHAEVNFLKSNLSDLMDIWVPLDGKCDPASNPKLHLRIFLNNSRGTEVVLNYLAKMGNEVGKKINLRSAQTNLAFRKLFNLPPEEFLIDDFTCHLKRKMPLQGRVFFSPRIIGFYSNIFGHKTKFFFLWEDVDDIQVIPPTLSIGSPSLMVILRKDRGSEAKHGAKATDHHGRLKFHFQSFVSFNDAHRIIMGIWKMRSPGQEQKGEVIEESEPKELQAEECGSLFTHEDVKMSEIFSSVLSVDVESLMEMFSGGQLEHKVMQKTGCLDYSSTEWELVSRNIFKRQISYKFDKALSRYGGEASTTQQKYALVNQDGWAIEEVMTLQGVLLGDYFNLQLKYHMANIPSKPNTCSVQVLLGIAWLKSTKQQKKITKNIMSNTSNRLKELFSLVEKDLTSRNGGS